The following are from one region of the Arcobacter defluvii genome:
- a CDS encoding EAL domain-containing protein: MSEKIYILYIEDDKIVADSVSRTLQLLNQKIFTAYDGEEALGIIEKNPIDIIITDIRMPKLNGINLVEKLRQKDLDIPVIITTAFNEIDYLKKAIELSIESFIEKPIDLRKLLQTVSKISQRVETKRELERKKIQIEHFKEAISKSNLIISTTKDGLIKDINFDLFSDLSDQISKYKIEHISSLIDEKDLKIIYEFVNKYEVYNKTININFQNKIYIVNLTAFALEFDYDEISSISFIFKDISLVVREKEEIINSLYLEPITKLQNRSSLIKNINESKDSLNSLIIIDIDNFGRYIKMYGYEVGDKILRDISSKLEEFIKLNKRQNLHLFKLDSDKFAILLKSSIKIKEQDLAKLSNELLSFLESSTFLIDETINLDLSFTFGGAYFEQFDILTEALIAKDVAQDRKLNYIDFSNVTDSREAFQKNIELEKKIKNAFLNDEIITYFQAIVDKDKNIIKYEALARIYDSFEKKVLTPYSFLNNIQHSKNYTKFTKIIIKKAMEGESLLHKEISINLSYEDIINPEIIDYLEKILKEHKSVITIELLESEGLIDMEKTIKFCTLMKSYGARIAIDDFGSGYSNYEYFLSLPIDKIKLDGSLVKKVGEYRGFILIESIITFCKKCDIKVVAEFVEDEKTFNILKNLGVDYFQGYYFSEAKSLDELLKEKK; encoded by the coding sequence ATGTCAGAAAAAATATATATCTTATACATAGAAGATGACAAAATAGTGGCTGATTCTGTTTCTAGGACTTTACAACTTTTAAATCAAAAAATATTTACAGCATATGATGGTGAAGAAGCTTTAGGTATCATAGAAAAAAATCCAATTGATATAATTATTACTGATATTAGAATGCCAAAACTAAATGGTATAAATTTAGTAGAAAAATTAAGGCAGAAAGATTTAGATATTCCTGTAATAATTACAACAGCTTTTAACGAAATAGATTATTTAAAAAAAGCTATAGAATTAAGTATAGAGAGTTTTATAGAAAAACCTATAGATTTACGAAAATTATTACAGACAGTTTCAAAAATTTCTCAAAGAGTAGAAACAAAACGGGAACTAGAAAGAAAAAAAATTCAAATTGAACATTTTAAAGAAGCTATTAGTAAAAGCAATCTAATAATAAGTACAACTAAAGATGGTTTAATTAAAGATATAAATTTTGATTTATTCTCTGATTTAAGCGATCAAATTTCAAAATATAAAATAGAACATATTTCTTCTTTAATAGATGAAAAAGATTTAAAAATAATTTATGAATTTGTAAATAAGTATGAAGTTTACAATAAAACAATAAATATAAATTTTCAAAATAAAATATATATTGTAAATTTGACTGCTTTTGCTTTAGAATTTGATTATGATGAAATTAGTTCAATTAGTTTTATATTTAAAGATATAAGTTTAGTTGTAAGAGAAAAAGAAGAGATAATAAATTCATTATATCTTGAACCAATTACTAAACTTCAAAATAGATCTTCTTTAATTAAAAATATAAATGAGAGTAAAGATTCTCTAAATTCTTTAATTATTATAGATATTGATAATTTTGGAAGATATATTAAAATGTATGGTTATGAAGTTGGAGATAAGATTTTAAGAGATATCTCTTCTAAATTAGAAGAATTTATAAAATTAAATAAAAGACAAAATTTACATTTATTCAAATTAGATAGTGATAAATTTGCAATTTTACTAAAATCTTCAATAAAAATTAAAGAACAAGATTTAGCAAAACTTTCAAATGAATTATTGAGTTTTTTAGAATCTTCAACATTTTTGATAGATGAAACGATAAATTTAGATTTATCGTTTACTTTTGGTGGAGCTTATTTTGAACAATTTGACATTTTAACAGAAGCTTTAATAGCTAAAGATGTGGCTCAAGATAGAAAATTAAACTATATTGATTTTTCAAATGTTACTGATTCCAGAGAAGCTTTTCAAAAAAATATTGAACTTGAAAAAAAGATAAAAAATGCATTTTTAAATGATGAAATTATCACTTATTTTCAAGCAATAGTTGATAAAGATAAAAATATAATAAAATACGAAGCTCTTGCAAGAATATATGATAGTTTTGAAAAAAAAGTTTTAACACCTTATTCTTTTTTAAATAATATTCAACATTCCAAAAATTATACAAAATTTACAAAGATTATTATTAAAAAAGCTATGGAAGGAGAATCACTTTTACATAAAGAAATTTCAATAAATCTTTCTTATGAAGATATTATAAATCCAGAAATTATTGATTATTTAGAAAAAATATTAAAAGAACACAAATCAGTTATAACTATTGAACTTTTAGAAAGTGAAGGTTTAATTGATATGGAAAAAACTATAAAATTTTGTACATTAATGAAAAGTTATGGTGCAAGAATTGCAATTGATGATTTTGGTAGTGGATATTCTAATTATGAATATTTTCTATCTTTGCCTATTGATAAAATAAAATTAGATGGTTCTTTGGTAAAGAAAGTTGGTGAATATAGAGGTTTTATTTTAATTGAATCAATTATTACTTTTTGTAAAAAATGTGATATAAAAGTTGTTGCAGAATTTGTTGAAGATGAAAAAACTTTTAATATTTTGAAAAATTTAGGAGTTGATTATTTCCAAGGTTACTATTTTAGTGAAGCAAAATCTTTAGATGAATTATTAAAAGAGAAAAAATGA
- a CDS encoding replication endonuclease, with the protein MTKFERYVKTKNIEYKNFSIKKEIDINRFLNNFLIVEKMGQKDLISFEHNEAKFRKDDYYWFMYNQKILENKIIEEKGYSTLFLTLTLPSSYHKFSKTTKRYNPKFDENNTIESGYKLLNSSFRDIYKNFRVNREFKKVYYSKVFEPHKNFTPHLHSILYVKSEFKENLIQHIKNTIKKNSLGKSFEIEEIKDLSRSSSYLLKYIRKNTNVEDCEKFRVFNGWKKSHKIRIFTCSILNGLERFLYKKIKNNTSITKDLKENPIVKILNECNIKITTKCKTTKEVKIKNHIVESPKYSIEVKKERVQTKDKKELDLVKDYVDYLKNDFWKCAKKNDFDNCFLNTGKFDLFTFNRFGTNRKFLKVINEFYVKNFIDDFNFKTFFKDLEFTLHNCVKNVSSYRVIDLKIFEHIDTTTLLKYDKEEYLVTNLTKKENKLKTFCWEIKEKRKFPIKS; encoded by the coding sequence ATGACTAAATTTGAGAGATATGTAAAAACTAAAAATATTGAATATAAAAATTTTTCTATTAAAAAAGAAATTGATATAAATCGTTTTCTTAATAATTTTCTAATTGTTGAAAAAATGGGTCAAAAAGATTTAATTAGTTTTGAACATAACGAAGCTAAATTTAGAAAAGATGATTATTATTGGTTTATGTACAATCAAAAGATTTTGGAAAATAAAATCATCGAAGAAAAAGGATATTCAACTCTATTTTTAACATTAACTTTACCAAGTAGTTATCACAAATTTAGTAAAACGACTAAGAGATATAATCCTAAATTTGACGAAAATAATACAATCGAATCTGGATACAAATTATTAAATTCAAGTTTTAGAGATATTTACAAAAATTTTAGAGTTAATAGAGAATTTAAAAAAGTATATTATTCAAAAGTATTCGAACCTCATAAAAATTTTACTCCTCATCTTCATAGTATTCTATATGTAAAAAGTGAATTTAAAGAGAATTTAATTCAACATATTAAAAACACAATTAAGAAAAATTCTCTGGGAAAATCTTTCGAAATCGAAGAAATAAAAGATTTAAGTCGTTCTAGTTCTTATCTTTTGAAATACATTAGAAAAAATACAAATGTGGAAGATTGTGAGAAATTTAGGGTTTTTAATGGTTGGAAAAAATCTCATAAAATTAGAATTTTTACTTGTTCTATTCTTAATGGATTAGAGAGATTTTTATATAAAAAAATTAAGAATAACACATCAATAACTAAAGATTTGAAAGAAAATCCTATTGTTAAGATTTTGAACGAATGTAATATTAAAATAACAACAAAATGCAAAACGACTAAAGAAGTAAAAATCAAAAATCATATTGTAGAAAGTCCAAAATATTCGATTGAAGTAAAAAAAGAGAGAGTACAAACGAAAGACAAAAAAGAGTTAGACTTAGTAAAAGATTATGTTGATTATTTAAAAAATGATTTTTGGAAGTGTGCTAAGAAAAACGATTTTGATAATTGCTTTTTGAATACAGGTAAATTTGATTTATTTACATTTAATCGATTTGGAACAAATAGAAAATTTTTAAAAGTTATTAATGAATTTTATGTAAAAAATTTTATTGATGATTTTAACTTCAAAACATTTTTCAAAGATTTAGAATTTACATTACATAACTGCGTGAAAAATGTTAGCTCTTATAGAGTTATTGATTTAAAAATTTTTGAACATATAGACACAACAACACTTTTGAAATATGACAAAGAAGAATATTTGGTTACAAATTTAACTAAAAAAGAGAACAAATTAAAAACTTTTTGTTGGGAAATTAAAGAAAAGAGAAAATTTCCTATCAAAAGTTAA
- a CDS encoding lipoprotein has translation MKKILLGTAVALVLLTGCNEEKKAPATQTEVTAPAAQTTEATAPAQEETAPAAQTETTAPAQEETAPAAQTESK, from the coding sequence ATGAAAAAAATTTTATTAGGAACAGCTGTAGCATTAGTTTTATTAACAGGTTGTAATGAAGAGAAAAAAGCACCTGCAACTCAAACAGAAGTAACAGCTCCAGCAGCACAAACTACTGAAGCAACTGCACCTGCACAAGAAGAAACTGCACCAGCAGCACAAACTGAAACAACAGCTCCTGCACAAGAAGAAACAGCTCCAGCTGCACAAACTGAAAGTAAATAA
- a CDS encoding sensor histidine kinase → MKFLSRVNYLSRFTYLFILAGISLSSLILLILFAELSNYQKLSNLDKAKFEFEQKKKNITKFYEQYKRFLISLDENTIFLKYLTNPNEENHENLLSLFDTLMSDKPEVTQLRYLDETGKEKIRIDRNFYGEIPNIISEVSLQDKSKRDYFIETMALEQNMIYVSKLNLNIENGKIEKPIKPVWRFAIPIVYKNKRRGILIVNIFANKFLQELIQSNTFNVDVFDQDNQVLVSSFENRPQWTKDLEKTPILEKDKFILEDILIDNINNEVLHIGFTPKDWALSFFEFVNSKIIILIFVIFIISFILAYYLAKIPKKLFDELESQQKFILQQSKLSAMGEMIAMIAHQWRQPLNGISVLIQEIEIKKEMNILDDEQFNFATTNIKNTLNYMSKTINDFRNFFKPSKNKTEFNFLDAVSQSFELSEVRLKDKNIEYEIKYSHKLDLNCFLILSFESEIKQVFLNLINNSVDAFLSKNIEKRKIIVNLKCDNDLIYIEFIDNAGGIDNKLIDKIFEPYISSKESQNGTGLGLYLSKMIIEKNMRGTIIAENIENGAIFKISIPKIK, encoded by the coding sequence ATGAAATTTTTAAGTAGAGTTAATTATTTAAGTAGATTTACTTATTTATTCATTTTAGCAGGAATCAGTTTATCTAGTTTAATACTTCTTATTCTTTTTGCAGAATTGTCAAATTATCAAAAATTATCAAATCTAGATAAAGCAAAATTTGAATTTGAGCAAAAGAAAAAGAATATTACAAAATTTTATGAACAATATAAAAGATTTTTAATTTCTTTAGATGAAAATACAATATTTCTTAAATATCTAACAAATCCAAATGAAGAAAATCATGAGAATTTATTGAGTCTTTTTGATACTTTAATGAGTGATAAACCAGAGGTTACACAACTTAGATATTTAGATGAGACAGGAAAAGAAAAGATTAGAATAGATAGAAACTTTTATGGTGAGATTCCAAATATAATTTCAGAAGTATCTTTACAAGATAAAAGTAAGAGAGATTATTTCATAGAAACGATGGCTTTAGAACAAAATATGATATATGTTTCAAAACTAAATTTAAATATCGAAAATGGAAAAATAGAGAAACCTATAAAACCTGTTTGGCGATTTGCTATACCCATCGTATATAAAAATAAAAGACGTGGAATTTTAATTGTAAATATTTTTGCAAATAAATTTTTGCAAGAACTTATCCAATCAAATACTTTTAATGTTGATGTTTTTGACCAAGATAATCAAGTTTTAGTTTCAAGTTTTGAAAATAGACCTCAATGGACTAAAGATTTAGAAAAAACTCCAATATTAGAAAAAGATAAATTTATTTTAGAAGATATATTAATTGATAATATAAATAATGAAGTTTTACATATTGGGTTTACTCCAAAAGATTGGGCTCTAAGTTTTTTTGAATTTGTAAATAGCAAAATTATTATTTTAATTTTTGTAATATTTATTATCTCATTTATTTTGGCTTATTATTTAGCAAAAATACCAAAAAAATTATTTGATGAATTAGAAAGTCAACAAAAATTTATTTTACAACAATCAAAACTTTCAGCAATGGGAGAAATGATTGCGATGATTGCACATCAATGGAGACAACCATTAAATGGAATTTCTGTATTAATTCAAGAAATAGAAATAAAAAAAGAGATGAATATTTTAGATGATGAACAATTTAATTTTGCAACTACAAATATAAAAAATACGTTAAATTATATGTCAAAAACAATAAATGATTTTAGAAACTTTTTCAAACCTTCTAAAAATAAAACAGAATTTAATTTTTTAGATGCTGTTAGCCAATCTTTTGAATTATCAGAAGTTAGATTAAAAGATAAAAATATAGAGTATGAAATTAAATATTCACATAAACTTGATTTAAATTGTTTTTTAATTTTATCTTTTGAAAGTGAAATAAAACAAGTATTTCTGAATTTAATAAATAATTCTGTAGATGCATTTTTAAGTAAAAATATAGAAAAAAGAAAAATAATTGTAAATTTAAAATGTGATAATGATTTAATATATATTGAATTTATTGACAATGCAGGTGGTATTGATAATAAATTAATAGATAAAATATTTGAACCATACATATCTTCAAAAGAGTCGCAAAATGGAACAGGTTTAGGTTTATATCTTTCAAAAATGATTATAGAAAAGAATATGAGAGGTACTATTATTGCTGAAAATATAGAAAATGGAGCAATTTTTAAAATATCAATTCCAAAGATAAAATAA
- a CDS encoding sulfite exporter TauE/SafE family protein — MKNKNLYSFLTGGSVATLGGLIGLGGAEFRLPILVGFFGFTTLSAIIINKIVSLVVVIFSIFFRSNTIGFEEIIPHSFIIMNILIGSLFGAYIGANYAMRINQNLLNKIILVMLITLALSMLLGHNYLVGGTPLFENQILLFVVGIIAGILIGIIAAVLGVAGGEFIIPTLILLFGLDPKLAGSISLCISLPTMLMAFFRYSKSEQFNQIMNEKRFLTFMIVGSFIGVFIGSLLLNYINSQYISILLGVILLISAWKVFKTH, encoded by the coding sequence ATGAAAAATAAGAATTTATATTCTTTCCTAACTGGTGGAAGTGTTGCAACATTAGGTGGATTAATTGGATTAGGTGGAGCTGAATTTAGACTTCCAATTTTAGTTGGATTTTTTGGATTCACAACATTAAGTGCAATTATAATTAATAAAATTGTATCTTTAGTGGTTGTTATATTTTCAATATTTTTTAGAAGTAATACTATTGGATTTGAAGAGATTATTCCTCATTCCTTTATTATTATGAATATTTTAATAGGTAGCCTATTTGGTGCTTATATTGGTGCTAATTATGCAATGAGAATTAATCAAAATCTTTTAAATAAAATAATACTTGTTATGCTTATTACTTTGGCATTATCAATGTTATTGGGGCATAATTATTTAGTTGGAGGAACTCCTCTTTTTGAAAATCAAATTTTATTATTTGTAGTCGGCATTATAGCTGGAATTTTGATTGGTATAATTGCTGCTGTGTTAGGTGTTGCTGGTGGAGAATTTATTATTCCAACTTTAATTTTATTATTTGGATTAGACCCAAAATTAGCTGGAAGTATTTCCTTATGTATTAGTTTACCAACAATGTTAATGGCATTTTTTAGATATTCTAAAAGTGAACAATTTAATCAAATTATGAATGAAAAAAGATTTTTAACATTTATGATTGTAGGCTCTTTTATAGGTGTATTTATAGGTTCATTATTACTAAACTATATAAATTCACAATATATATCAATTTTATTAGGTGTAATATTACTAATATCTGCATGGAAAGTTTTTAAAACACATTAA